Proteins encoded together in one Coffea arabica cultivar ET-39 chromosome 2c, Coffea Arabica ET-39 HiFi, whole genome shotgun sequence window:
- the LOC113727628 gene encoding probable linoleate 9S-lipoxygenase 5: protein MFQKIVDALSGNNKKIKGTVVLMKKNVLDLNDFNASFLDGIHELLGQKVSLQLISAVNVDQGTLKGKLGKAAYLEDWITTNTFLAAGETAADITFDWDEDQGIPGAFIIKNNHPTQFYLKTLTLEEVPGHGRVHFVCNSWVYPAAKYKKDRVFFSNQAYLPSDTPEPLRQYRAEELVNLRGDGTGELKEWDRVYDYAYYNDLGDPDKGKEYARQNLGGSQEFPYPRRGRTGRPPSKTDPTVESRLPLLTSLDIYVPRDERFGHLKMSDFLGYGLKSVAQILYPALKSLFDSTPNEFDSLEDVLKLYEGGIKLPKGPLLQSITDNIPFELLKEILRTDGEAILKFPTPQIIQEDKSAWRTDEEFGREMLAGLNPVIISLLQEFPPKSKLDPKVYGSQDSTITKEQIEDKLDGLTVDQALKANQLFILNHHDTLMPYVRRINTTSTKLYASRTLLFLQKDGTLKPLAIELSLPHPDDDKLGAVSKVYLPSEQGVEGALWQLAKAYVAVNDSGVHQLISHWLNTHAVIEPFVIATNRQLSVLHPIHKLLQPHYRDTMTINALARQILISAGGILESTVFPGKFAMEMSAVIYQNWVFPEQALPADLVKRGIAVEDSSAPHGLRLLIPDYPFAVDGLEIWFAIKTWVEEYCNLYYKTDESIQKDSELQAWWKELREEGHGDLKDKPWWPKMQTREELIESCTTIIWVASALHASVNFGQYPYAGYLPNRPTVSRRFMPEPGSPEYEELKTNPDKAFLKTITAQLQTLLGVSLIEILSRHASDEVYLGQRDTPEWTIDGNALEAFKKFGSKLAEIEGRIIQSNTDPKYRNRTGPVKLPYTLLFPTGDPGLTGKGIPNSVSI, encoded by the exons ATGTTTCAGAAGATTGTGGACGCATTGTCGGGCAACAACAAAAAGATCAAAGGAACTGTGGTTCTGATGAAAAAGAATGTCCTGGATTTGAATGACTTCAATGCTTCATTTCTTGATGGAATTCATGAGTTACTGGGGCAAAAAGTTTCTCTGCAGCTCATCAGTGCTGTTAATGTTGATCAAG gaacactGAAAGGGAAACTTGGAAAGGCAGCATATTTGGAAGATTGGATCACTACAAACACTTTTCTAGCAGCTGGTGAAACAGCAGCTGATATCACATTTGATTGGGATGAAGACCAAGGAATTCCAGGAgcttttattataaaaaataatcatCCAACTCAATTCTACCTTAAGACATTGACACTTGAAGAAGTTCCTGGACATGGCCGAGTTCACTTTGTCTGCAATTCTTGGGTTTATCCAGCTGCAAAGTACAAAAAAGATCGCGTATTCTTCTCGAATCAG GCATATCTTCCGAGTGATACACCAGAACCACTGCGCCAATACAGAGCAGAAGAATTGGTGAACCTGAGAGGAGATGGAACTGGAGAACTCAAGGAATGGGATAGGGTCTATGACTATGCTTATTACAATGATCTGGGAGATCCAGACAAAGGTAAGGAATACGCTCGCCAGAATCTTGGAGGATCCCAAGAGTTTCCTTATCCTCGAAGAGGAAGAACGGGCAGACCACCATCAAAGACAG ATCCCACCGTCGAGAGCAGGCTGCCACTGCTTACCAGCTTAGACATTTATGTCCCAAGGGATGAAAGATTTGGACACTTGAAGATGTCAGATTTCCTTGGTTATGGACTGAAATCAGTCGCTCAGATCCTTTACCCTGCATTGAAGAGCCTTTTTGACAGCACCCCTAACGAATTTGACAGCCTTGAAGATGTGCTTAAATTGTATGAAGGTGGAATTAAGCTACCAAAAGGTCCTCTGCTCCAAAGCATTACTGACAACATCCCCTTTGAGTTGCTTAAAGAAATACTTCGAACTGATGGTGAGGCTATCCTGAAATTCCCAACCCCGCAGATTATCCAAG AGGACAAATCTGCATGGAGGACAGATGAAGAATTTGGAAGAGAAATGCTTGCTGGACTGAACCCCGTCATTATTAGCCTCCTCCAG GAGTTTCCTCCAAAAAGCAAGCTCGATCCTAAAGTCTACGGCAGCCAAGATAGTACCATAACCAAAGAACAAATAGAGGATAAGCTGGACGGATTGACAGTTGATCAG GCACTCAAGGCGAATCAGCTATTCATATTGAATCACCATGACACACTTATGCCGTATGTGAGGCGTATAAATACAACAAGTACGAAGCTCTACGCCTCAAGGACTCTGCTCTTTTTGCAAAAAGATGGAACCTTGAAGCCTTTAGCTATTGAGCTAAGTTTGCCCCACCCAGATGATGATAAACTTGGTGCTGTCAGTAAAGTATACCTACCTTCCGAACAAGGTGTAGAAGGTGCACTTTGGCAGTTGGCAAAAGCTTATGTTGCAGTTAATGACTCTGGCGTTCATCAGCTCATTAGCCACTG GTTAAATACGCATGCTGTCATTGAACCATTTGTCATTGCAACGAATAGGCAGCTAAGCGTGCTTCATCCTAttcataagctactacaacctCACTACCGTGACACCATGACTATCAACGCTTTGGCTCGCCAAATCCTGATTAGTGCAGGAGGAATTCTTGAGAGTACTGTTTTCCCTGGAAAATTTGCGATGGAAATGTCAGCAGTTATTTACCAAAACTGGGTATTTCCTGAGCAAGCACTTCCAGCTGATCTCGTCAAGCG AGGAATTGCAGTTGAGGACTCCAGTGCCCCACATGGACTGCGTCTATTAATTCCAGATTATCCTTTTGCTGTTGACGGGCTTGAGATTTGGTTCGCCATCAAAACATGGGTGGAGGAGTATTGCAACCTCTACTACAAAACAGATGAATCGATCCAGAAAGATAGTGAACTTCAGGCCTGGTGGAAGGAACTCAGAGAAGAGGGACACGGTGACTTGAAAGATAAGCCCTGGTGGCCTAAAATGCAGACTCGCGAGGAGCTGATAGAATCTTGCACTACCATAATCTGGGTAGCTTCCGCCCTTCATGCATCAGTCAACTTCGGGCAGTACCCTTATGCTGGTTATCTCCCAAACCGCCCAACCGTAAGCCGAAGATTCATGCCTGAGCCTGGAAGTCCCGAGTATGAAGAACTCAAGACAAACCCTGATAAGGCTTTCCTGAAAACAATCACTGCCCAGTTGCAGACATTGCTCGGTGTTTCCCTGATAGAAATTTTGTCAAGGCATGCTTCAGATGAAGTTTATCTTGGCCAAAGAGACACTCCTGAGTGGACCATAGATGGAAATGCTCTGGAAGCATTTAAAAAGTTTGGAAGTAAGCTGGCTGAAATTGAGGGCCGCATTATACAGTCAAACACCGACCCTAAATACCGAAACAGGACTGGACCAGTGAAGCTGCCGTACACGTTGCTATTTCCCACCGGTGACCCCGGTTTAACTGGCAAAGGAATTCCCAATAGTGTGTCAATCTGA